From Flavobacterium arcticum, the proteins below share one genomic window:
- the kdsA gene encoding 3-deoxy-8-phosphooctulonate synthase codes for MNIHNIPQIKHTDSGNFFLLAGPCAIEGEEMAMRIAEKLVTVTDKLQIPYVFKGSFKKANRSRIDSFTGIGDEKALKILEKVSKTFGVPTVTDIHTNEDAAMAAQYVDVLQIPAFLVRQTDLVAAAAKTGKIVNLKKGQFMSPESMKHAVQKVLDCNNENVMVTDRGTMFGYQDMIVDYRGIPTMQQFATTVLDVTHSLQQPNQTVGVTGGRPDMIETVAKAGIAVGVDGIFIETHFDPANAKSDGANMLHLDHFEGLMQKLVAIRKTVNQF; via the coding sequence ATGAACATACATAATATACCACAAATCAAGCATACAGATAGCGGTAACTTTTTTTTACTTGCTGGTCCTTGTGCTATTGAAGGGGAAGAAATGGCTATGCGCATAGCCGAAAAACTGGTTACCGTTACCGATAAATTGCAAATACCTTATGTGTTTAAAGGTTCGTTTAAAAAGGCTAATCGTTCTCGTATAGATAGCTTTACGGGAATTGGCGATGAAAAAGCCTTAAAAATACTCGAAAAAGTATCTAAAACATTTGGTGTGCCTACGGTTACAGATATTCATACTAATGAAGATGCTGCTATGGCGGCACAGTACGTAGATGTACTGCAAATACCTGCTTTCTTAGTACGCCAAACTGACCTTGTAGCTGCTGCTGCTAAAACGGGTAAAATAGTAAACCTAAAAAAAGGACAATTTATGAGTCCTGAAAGCATGAAACATGCTGTACAAAAAGTATTAGACTGTAATAATGAGAATGTAATGGTGACCGATAGAGGTACTATGTTTGGCTACCAAGACATGATTGTAGATTACAGAGGCATCCCTACCATGCAGCAGTTTGCCACTACAGTACTAGATGTAACCCACTCACTACAACAGCCTAACCAAACTGTAGGTGTTACAGGAGGACGACCAGATATGATAGAAACCGTAGCCAAAGCAGGTATTGCTGTAGGCGTAGATGGAATATTTATAGAAACGCATTTTGACCCTGCTAATGCTAAGAGTGATGGAGCAAACATGCTACACTTAGACCACTTTGAAGGCTTAATGCAAAAGCTTGTAGCCATACGTAAAACAGTAAATCAATTTTAA
- a CDS encoding winged helix-turn-helix domain-containing protein: MKNILQHINKAFDHRIRLGIMSILMVNEYADFTTLKELLGVTDGNLASHAKALEAEEYIMIEKQFIGKKPNTRYIATKSGRKAFKDHIDALEKLIKKD; this comes from the coding sequence GTGAAAAACATACTGCAACATATTAACAAGGCTTTTGATCATCGCATACGCCTAGGTATCATGAGTATACTTATGGTAAATGAGTATGCCGATTTTACTACGCTTAAAGAACTGCTGGGCGTTACCGATGGTAACTTAGCAAGTCATGCAAAAGCACTAGAAGCTGAAGAATATATTATGATAGAAAAACAATTTATAGGCAAAAAACCAAACACACGCTATATAGCCACAAAATCGGGAAGAAAAGCCTTTAAAGATCATATTGATGCACTCGAAAAACTAATAAAAAAAGACTAA
- a CDS encoding DUF1361 domain-containing protein has protein sequence MKTLRLTFTNTFKQHYALLYLALFCTALLLVRAKLTHSMFYSFLIWNLFLAYLPLLVSLLMINNVKLMEKRIYYYPLLLCWLLLLPNAPYIITDFIHLKKVSTVPIWYDVLLLISFSTGGILAGLASMKHIFSIITIKTNPLVAWFSIAITCFLSGFGIYLGRFLRYNSWDVLSKPLTLTNDVLQSFTSTTPLGITLGFGCFLLLLFHLYYTADK, from the coding sequence ATGAAAACACTACGACTGACATTTACAAACACCTTCAAGCAACACTATGCACTACTCTATCTTGCCTTGTTTTGTACTGCTTTATTATTGGTAAGAGCAAAATTAACCCATTCTATGTTCTATTCATTTTTGATTTGGAATCTATTTCTTGCCTACCTACCATTATTAGTATCATTACTAATGATTAATAATGTAAAGCTGATGGAAAAGAGAATATACTATTATCCATTACTACTCTGCTGGTTGTTACTACTACCTAATGCTCCTTATATAATTACCGACTTCATCCACCTAAAAAAAGTAAGCACAGTACCCATTTGGTATGATGTACTGTTGCTTATATCATTTTCCACAGGGGGCATACTCGCAGGGCTGGCATCTATGAAACATATATTTAGCATAATTACTATAAAAACCAATCCTTTAGTAGCGTGGTTTAGTATTGCTATTACTTGTTTTCTTTCGGGGTTTGGTATCTATCTAGGTCGCTTTCTCAGATACAATAGTTGGGATGTACTCAGTAAGCCATTAACACTTACTAATGATGTCTTACAAAGCTTTACAAGTACTACTCCTTTGGGTATAACTTTGGGTTTTGGTTGCTTTCTGCTCCTACTCTTCCATTTATATTACACCGCTGACAAGTAA